Within the Trueperaceae bacterium genome, the region GTGAAGGTTCGATTAAGGGAACGGCGGCGAGTGTAGCCTTCCATCCGGTTCCATCAGCCGGTCGCTTCTACCTTTGCGCTGAATAGCGTGATCCGGATCGGAGGATCCGTTGCCTCGAGTTGTAGGCCACTGGCCGTTCCTGACGGCGCTCGTGCTGCCCCTCCTGCTCGCCTCGTGCTTCCCCTTGCTGCCCTCGCAAGGCGGCGGACAAACCGAGTTCGAGGCGCCCAGGCGACTCCAGCCGGCCGATGTGCGGTTGCCGGACGGCTACGAGATCGAGGTGGTGGCGACCGGCCTCGACCTGCCAACCGGCGTGGCGTTCGACGATCAGGGACGAATCTATGTGCTCGAAGCCGGTTACTCGTACGGCGAGCTCTTCAGCGAGCCGCGACTGCTGCGCCTCGAACCGGAGGGCCCGCCCACCGTGGTCGCTACCGGTGACAACCCTCCCTGGAACGGGGTCGTCTTCGCCGATGGCGCCTTCTACGTCGCCGGCGGTCATGTGGACGGTGGCGAGATCCTCCGGATCGGGCTCGACGGAACGGTCGAAACGGTTGTCGGCGGTCTGCCCAGCTACGGCGATCATCACACCAACGGTCCGCTGGTGAGCGAGGATGGCTGGATCTACTTCGGTCAGGGGACCGCCACCAACTCAGGTGTAGTGGGCCCTGACAATTTCGATTTCGGCTGGCTGCCGCGGAACCCCGACTTCCACGACGTGCCCTGTGAGGAGATCACCCTTGCGGGGCGCAACTTCCGGAGCGGCGATCCGCTCACCGAGGCGGAGGAGCAGGTCTTCACCGGCGCCTACCTGCCGTTCGGCGAAGCCAGCAGCGAAGGCCAGGTGATCCCCGGCGAGGTGCCGTGCAACGGTGCGATCATGCGGGTCCGGACCGATGGGAGCGGACTCGAAGTCATCGCCTGGGGCCTGCGCAATCCGTTCGGACTGGCTTGGGACGGGAGCGGCGACCTCCTCGTGACCGAGAACAGCTTCGACGAACGGGGCAGCCGCCCTGTATTCGGGACCGGTGACCTGCTGTGGCGGATCGAACCCGGTAGCTGGTACGGGTGGCCCGATTTCTGGGCGGGTCGTCCGCTTACGGACGAGGAGTGGTTCTCTTCTCCCGGCGATGAAGCGCCCGGCTTCCTCCTCGCGGAACACCCTCAGGACCCGCCCGAACCGCTCGCCTTCCTGGGCGTGCACTCCTCCTCCAACGGGTTGGACGTCTCCCGCTCCAGGGAGTTCGGCTACCTGGGCGACGCCTTCATTGCCCAGTTCGGCGACATGTCACCCAACGTAGGGAAGGTGCTCGAGCCGGTTGGCTTCAAGGTCATCCGCGTCGACGAGCAGGGCCGAGTGTTCGACTTCGCCATGAACCGGGGCGCGCAGAACGGGCCGGCGTCGAGGCTCGGCACCGGGGGGCTGGAGCGGCCGGTTGCGGCCCGCTTCGACCCGCGCGGCCGATCGCTCTACATAGTCGACTTCGGGGTCATGACCATAGCCAACGGAGAGGCGCAACCGCGCCCTGGCACGGGAGTCGTGTGGCAGGTCACGCGAGAGGGTGCCGACTAGGTGAAGCGCCTCGTCCTCGTCTCGAGTCTGACCGCACTACTGGTCTCGTGCGGGCCGGCGTTCGAGCGTCCGATGGTCACCGGTCCGCTGGCGGCCAGCGACTCGCGCGTGGCCCAGGGCGAAAGAGTCTTCTACGAGAACTGCCACGCCTGTCACCCTCACGGTGGCCGCGGCATCGGTAAGGGCGTGGCCGACAGGCCGCTCCCGGCGTTCGCCGTACGCCTGCAGGTCCGTCACGGCCTGGGCGAGATGCCGGCCTTCAGCGAGGAGGAGATCGACGCGGAAGAGATGGACGCCCTGCTCGCCTACCTGAGCGAACTGCGCATGGTCTGGGCCGCCGAAACGCCCTGAGGCTCAACGATTCGCGCCCACTCCCACCTCGCCGCAAGCCAGCGGTTCGCCCTCGCCCCCTTCCGGGTAGATGTAGAGGAAGAAGTCGCCCTCGGCCACCTGCTCGAACGACATCGAAACCTCGCTGATGCTCACGAACGGATCTTCCGGCACGTTACCCACCGGAGCGAGTTCGGCCACCCGTTCACGGTCGGGTCCGCAGTCACCGGCGAAGAGTACGGGCTGGTAGAAGACGCCCGGGTTTATGCCCACCGCCGTCACCACGAAGGTCGTACCTCCACCCACCTCTTCGGTGACGTTGAGCGTTCCGCTGATGCCACTTGCCTCGACCGGGAAGAGCTGGTAGCTAACGCTCCTGAGTCCCCTCTGCGCTTCCGGAGGAGGCGCCTCCTCCTGGGCCGAAGCGACGGCTGCAAGGAGCAGGACCGCTCCCACCACTGTCCGAAGGGTACGGTCGAGTCTCGTTTGGGACTTCGCCATCATCTCTCCACCTCCATCTACGGCTAGGGCTCGCCGAGTTCGTCCAGGGTCACCGGAGGCGGGAGCAGCCGTTCGTTCACGGGCCGACCGACGCTCAGCGGCCGCACGGCATCTGGATCCAGCGAGTAGGAGTCGGCAGCGCTCATGTCGACCTGGTATCCCATGTCGGCGAGGGCCCCGACAGTGAGCCGACTCAGTCTCGCGTCGCTGGTGAGGTAGCCGGTCATCAGTTCGTTGTGGAAGGTCTCGAAGTCCCAGTGGCTGCAGGCGGTGCCCGGCACCGCGTTGTTCTCGACCGGGACCGGGCCACTGCCTCCCAGTCTCGAATACTGCTCGTTGGCTGAGTCACCGGTGAACTCGACGGTGAAGCTCTCCATGCACTCGGCTCGGTCGTAGTCGAGCAGATCGCGTCGCTGCCAGCCTGCCTGGCTCAGGTCGAGAACGTGCCCCAGTTCGTGGAGTACGACGGTGTACATGTCGCCGGTGCTCGAGAGGTTGTCGACGTCGCTGGAGTCGATGAGTACCATGCCCACGAGCGGGAAGCCGTCGGCACGGAGTATGCAGGCTCCCGCCATGCCCACGACTCCGCCCGGTCCGTCGAGGTCCTCGATGCCGGCGAAGAGCAGCAGGTCGTCGATCACGCCCCCGTAGCTGTAGCCGTTGCAGTACCGCTCGACGTGGTTCGCCTCCACGAACGTATCGTGGAGGTCGCCCACCACCACCTGTGACCAACGTTGGGCGGCCCGCTCGAACTCCGCCTGCTGCTCAGGGCTCATCTCCCCGGTATAGCGCACCCGCATCTCGAAGCCCACACCGCTCGAAGGCATCGGCAACACCGGCTGGCTACCGCA harbors:
- a CDS encoding cytochrome c, encoding MKRLVLVSSLTALLVSCGPAFERPMVTGPLAASDSRVAQGERVFYENCHACHPHGGRGIGKGVADRPLPAFAVRLQVRHGLGEMPAFSEEEIDAEEMDALLAYLSELRMVWAAETP
- a CDS encoding leishmanolysin-related zinc metalloendopeptidase — its product is MNILSPQRPISPSAARLRHLSLLTLLLLLVGCGSQPVLPMPSSGVGFEMRVRYTGEMSPEQQAEFERAAQRWSQVVVGDLHDTFVEANHVERYCNGYSYGGVIDDLLLFAGIEDLDGPGGVVGMAGACILRADGFPLVGMVLIDSSDVDNLSSTGDMYTVVLHELGHVLDLSQAGWQRRDLLDYDRAECMESFTVEFTGDSANEQYSRLGGSGPVPVENNAVPGTACSHWDFETFHNELMTGYLTSDARLSRLTVGALADMGYQVDMSAADSYSLDPDAVRPLSVGRPVNERLLPPPVTLDELGEP